The Mariprofundus ferrinatatus DNA window GGGTCGGTGCAATAATCAGGGCGCGCGGATGATGATTGCTGCGTCCCTTCTTCGGCTCCTGAGTCAGAAGTCGGTTGATGGCGGTGATCAGGAATGTGGCTGTTTTGCCGGTGCCGGTTCGCCCCTGTCCCGCCACATCCTTGCCCTGCAGTGTCATCGGAAGCGCCACCTGCTGGACATCGGTCATCTCTGTAAAGCCAAGCCCCTCGATACCTTTCATCAGTGGTTCGGGAAGGCCAAGCTCGGTAAATAGGGTGGGTTTAATGACTAGGGTCTGTTTCATGGCGGCAACTGTACGCGCTCGATGGTTACCTTGCCACAAATCTGAACGATGCTGCATTTCGCCGAGAGAGAATCCCTGGCCTTCTTATGATTGCAGTCGTCGTTTTTAGCGCCTAGTCTGCCTGCCTCTCGCGGAAACGACGGGCTCATGGCGCAATTGGTTAGCGCTACCGGCTCATAACCGGTTGGTTCCAGGTTCGAGTCCTGGTGAGCCCACCAGTTTCTGCTGAAATTCTCAGGCACATTACAGGACGTTTATGCCCCCTACTCCCGAAGAGATTGCTGAGCTGGTACGACTGGGAATTCCCGGCGCACAGGTGAACGTGCGTCTCTATTCAGGTGACGACCATTTCGAGATGGAGGTTGTTGCCGGGGCCTTTGCCGGAAAATCGCGTATCGCACAGCATCAGATGGTTTATGCGGCACTGGGTGAGCATATGAAGGCGGCGATTCATGCGCTGGCTCTGAAAACCTCGACCCCTAAGGAGTGAATCAACATGAGTGAAACCGTTTTGCAGCAGATCGACAAGGTAGTAAAAGAAAACGACATCGTGCTGTTCATGAAGGGGACGCCGGATTTTCCGCAGTGCGGTTTTTCCCAGCGTGTTGCTGCC harbors:
- a CDS encoding BolA family protein, with amino-acid sequence MPPTPEEIAELVRLGIPGAQVNVRLYSGDDHFEMEVVAGAFAGKSRIAQHQMVYAALGEHMKAAIHALALKTSTPKE